The nucleotide sequence GAATGGACGTCTCCCGCTCACGGGCAGGTCGTCTACCCTGACGCTGACGTCGTCATCCGGTTCAACGAGTCCATGAAGACATCATCCTTCACGTGCGAATTCCTCTCGGGTTGGGATCCGGGTATGAACTGGTCGTGGGAGAGCACTGTCTATGAGAACGACACCGTCCGCGGGACCCACGCGGCGCTCTTCAGCTCGCCTGCCACCTACGAGCTCAACGTCACCTACGCCGAGGACGTGGCCGGTAACCCGCTCGCCCCTGGGCCGGTTCCGAATCCGTGGAACTGGAGCACGATTGTGGTTATAGTCTCGACAGACCCCGCGCATGGCGAGACAGACGTCGACACATACCAAGACATAATGGTTAGCTTCAGCGGCTCTGTCGACCCCGCGTCCAGCATCACCTGGGCTATCTTCCCGGACCCTGGAGGATGGATCGCAACATGGGGCGCTGGCGATACCATCGTGATGCTGTCGCACATCAATCCCTTCGACCCTTGCTCGTGGATCACTGTTGCCTTCTACTTGGATGGATTCCCCTTCCCAAGCCTGGTGCCGAACCCATGGTGGTTCCAAACCGAGTGCCCGCTAAGGATCATCCACACTGATCCGTACCACGGACAGACGGATGTGCCGCTGGACCACGATATCGTCATCGAGTGGAGCAAGCCTATGGACCCAGGGACGGTCATGTGGACTATAGACCCTCCACACCCAGGGGGATGGAATCAGAGTTGGTCCGTCAACAACACAGTACTCACGCTATCACACACCGTTCCGTTCCTTGACTGTCAGCTCTATGAAGTCGCCATCGTGGAGGGACGGGACATGGATGGCTACATGTACTTGCCAGGATACGACCTCGTCCCTAACCCTTGGAGCTTCACAACGGTGTGCCTGCCCAAGATCACGGTGACCGATCCTTCCGACGGTCAGACCAATGTCCCCTTGGACAACACAATATCAGCCGTCTTCAGCAAGCCCATGAACACAACCTCCGTTAGCTGGACCATAGTCCCGTTCGTTGACTTGTTTCCGATGTGGGATTTGAATGACGCGAACCTGACTCTCCTTCCCACGCAACCGTTCGAGGTCCTCACTGCATACACGGTGGAAATCCAGGGAAAGGACAAGAACGGAAACGGCCTCGTTGCGGGCCCCGTCCCGAATCCATGGACCTTCTACACCGGAATCGAGGAGCATCTGCTGAAGTCGACTGATCCATATCACGGGGAGGTCGACGTGGCTCTCACACGCCCAATCATAGTGAGATTCAGCAGGAGCATAGATGTCCATACCTTCACATACATGATCGTTCCCTTCATCGCTCTCACTGTGAACTGGATGGATGGGGACAAGACGGTCATGTTGACCCACTTGGACGAATTCGAGAGCTCCACTCTGTACACGATGGCAGTCNCCGGAAACGACTTGGATGGTATGCCAATACCCCCCGGACCCGTCCCCAATCCGTGGAGCTGGACAACGGCGGAACAGTCTCCTCAACCTCCACCCGCGCCACCAACGGCCATCACAGCATCCTTGAGCGGGGCGCAGCTTCAGGACGTTACAATCACGTGGCAGCTCTCTGATGATGA is from Candidatus Thermoplasmatota archaeon and encodes:
- a CDS encoding Ig-like domain-containing protein, with amino-acid sequence MSARMDVLSAIVVTALLVSVFSFADPPGSLRSPERNEPLDTTSPIIEWTSPAHGQVVYPDADVVIRFNESMKTSSFTCEFLSGWDPGMNWSWESTVYENDTVRGTHAALFSSPATYELNVTYAEDVAGNPLAPGPVPNPWNWSTIVVIVSTDPAHGETDVDTYQDIMVSFSGSVDPASSITWAIFPDPGGWIATWGAGDTIVMLSHINPFDPCSWITVAFYLDGFPFPSLVPNPWWFQTECPLRIIHTDPYHGQTDVPLDHDIVIEWSKPMDPGTVMWTIDPPHPGGWNQSWSVNNTVLTLSHTVPFLDCQLYEVAIVEGRDMDGYMYLPGYDLVPNPWSFTTVCLPKITVTDPSDGQTNVPLDNTISAVFSKPMNTTSVSWTIVPFVDLFPMWDLNDANLTLLPTQPFEVLTAYTVEIQGKDKNGNGLVAGPVPNPWTFYTGIEEHLLKSTDPYHGEVDVALTRPIIVRFSRSIDVHTFTYMIVPFIALTVNWMDGDKTVMLTHLDEFESSTLYTMAVXGNDLDGMPIPPGPVPNPWSWTTAEQSPQPPPAPPTAITASLSGAQLQDVTITWQLSDDDPGGGVSHYDIFRGIDVYDGSGLSYSHLASVPAGVSVFVNQLVGLDEHDYFYLVCAVGSNGSSCTENQAAKFTRQLIAGPNLVSVPLVLSDESIGTVLQTVKYDRAWFYDSSSGEWKWHMTAKGYGGLTDLSHTIGLWVNVTGDCNFHVAGLVPAQTTIHLREGWNLVSFPSFNSSYTVADLKAELPVERVEGFDASAPPHFLRVLQDSDVLLAGEGYWVKVSADVAWVVSNG